The following are encoded in a window of Aromatoleum petrolei genomic DNA:
- the xdhB gene encoding xanthine dehydrogenase molybdopterin binding subunit, whose translation MKADVFPRVPHAVPAAHHAHPHESAHLHVSGAATYVDDIRELAGTAHAALGLSAKAHARIVSIDLDAVRAVPGVIGVLTAADIPGSNDCGPIIHDDPILADGVVHYIGQPVFAVIADSHDTARRAVRKARIEYDPLPAVLDPLEAKRQERFVVPPMRLVRGEPAARLAAAPRRLKGSWKVGGQEQFYLEGQISYAAPKEDGCIHLWCSTQHPTEMQLVVSHALALASNQVVVEMRRMGGAFGGKESQSALFASVAAVAAWKFGRPVKLRPDRDDDMMITGKRHDFHYDYEVGFDDEGRILAVCIEMTARAGFSADLSGPVGTRAICHFDNAYFLSDADIRALCARTNTQSNTAFRGFGGPQGAVAIEYIMDSIARAVGRDPLDVRKLNFYGGEGRNTTPYGQTVADNVIHELVGELEAESGYRARRAAIAAFNAASPVLKKGLALTPVKFGISFNVAHYNQAGALVHIYTDGSVLVNHGGAEMGQGLNTKVCQVVANELGISLGRVRATAADTSKVANTSATAASTGADLNGKAAEDAARRIRLRLAELAASSHGEGIDPATVRFADDHVFVGDHAIPFGELVQQAYVARVQLWSDGFYATPGLNWDRSKLTGRPFYYYAYGAAVSEVLVDTLTGEWRLLRADLLHDAGNSINPAIDAGQVEGGFIQGMGWLTMEELWWNKEGRLMTHAPSTYKIPATHDCPPEFRVRLFRNRNREDTILGSKAVGEPPLLLSFSALLAIRDAIAAVGDGRIDPPLRAPATPEAILDAVDAVRAQFSAAPAAARSDVAAEALA comes from the coding sequence ATGAAAGCCGACGTTTTTCCGCGGGTGCCGCACGCTGTTCCCGCCGCCCACCATGCTCATCCGCACGAGTCCGCTCACCTGCACGTGAGCGGCGCGGCCACCTATGTCGACGACATCCGCGAGCTCGCGGGTACCGCCCACGCCGCGCTGGGCCTGTCGGCCAAGGCGCATGCGCGCATCGTCTCGATCGACCTTGATGCGGTGCGCGCGGTCCCCGGCGTGATCGGCGTGCTCACGGCCGCCGACATCCCCGGCAGCAACGACTGCGGTCCGATCATCCACGACGACCCCATCCTCGCAGACGGCGTGGTGCATTACATCGGCCAGCCGGTGTTCGCGGTGATCGCCGACAGCCACGACACCGCCCGCCGCGCGGTGCGCAAGGCACGCATCGAATACGACCCGCTGCCGGCGGTGCTCGACCCGCTCGAGGCGAAGCGGCAGGAGCGCTTCGTGGTGCCGCCGATGCGGCTCGTGCGGGGCGAGCCGGCCGCGCGCCTCGCCGCGGCGCCGCGCCGCCTGAAGGGCAGCTGGAAGGTCGGCGGGCAGGAGCAGTTCTACCTCGAGGGCCAGATCTCCTACGCCGCGCCCAAGGAGGACGGCTGCATCCACCTGTGGTGCTCGACCCAGCATCCGACCGAGATGCAGCTCGTGGTCTCCCATGCGCTCGCGCTGGCGTCGAACCAGGTGGTTGTCGAGATGCGTCGCATGGGCGGTGCGTTCGGCGGCAAGGAGTCGCAGTCGGCGCTATTCGCCAGCGTCGCCGCGGTCGCGGCGTGGAAGTTCGGGCGACCGGTGAAGCTGCGCCCCGACCGCGATGACGACATGATGATCACCGGCAAGCGTCACGACTTCCACTACGACTACGAGGTCGGCTTCGACGACGAGGGCCGCATCCTCGCCGTGTGCATCGAGATGACCGCGCGCGCCGGCTTCTCGGCGGACCTGTCGGGGCCGGTCGGCACCCGCGCGATCTGCCACTTCGACAACGCCTACTTCCTGTCGGATGCGGATATCCGCGCGCTGTGCGCGCGCACCAACACCCAGTCGAACACCGCCTTCCGCGGTTTCGGCGGCCCGCAGGGGGCGGTCGCGATCGAGTACATCATGGACAGCATCGCGCGTGCGGTCGGCCGCGATCCGCTGGACGTGCGCAAACTCAACTTCTATGGCGGCGAGGGGCGCAACACCACGCCCTACGGCCAGACCGTCGCGGACAACGTGATCCACGAGTTGGTCGGCGAGCTCGAGGCCGAAAGCGGATACCGCGCACGCCGCGCCGCGATCGCGGCCTTCAATGCCGCCAGCCCGGTGCTGAAGAAGGGGCTCGCGCTGACGCCGGTGAAGTTCGGCATCTCGTTCAACGTCGCGCACTACAACCAGGCCGGGGCACTGGTGCATATCTACACGGACGGCTCGGTGCTGGTGAACCACGGCGGTGCCGAGATGGGGCAGGGGCTCAACACCAAGGTCTGCCAGGTCGTCGCGAACGAGCTGGGCATCTCGCTCGGCCGCGTGCGTGCGACGGCGGCGGACACGAGCAAGGTCGCCAACACTTCGGCGACCGCGGCCTCGACGGGCGCCGACCTCAACGGCAAGGCCGCCGAGGATGCCGCGCGCCGCATCCGGCTGCGCCTCGCCGAGCTCGCCGCAAGCAGCCACGGGGAGGGCATCGACCCGGCGACGGTGCGCTTTGCCGACGATCATGTCTTCGTCGGCGACCACGCGATTCCCTTCGGCGAGCTCGTGCAGCAGGCCTACGTCGCCCGCGTGCAGCTGTGGTCGGACGGCTTCTACGCGACGCCGGGACTGAACTGGGACCGCAGCAAGCTGACCGGTCGCCCGTTCTATTACTACGCCTACGGCGCCGCGGTGTCCGAGGTGCTGGTCGACACGCTCACGGGCGAATGGCGGCTGCTGCGCGCCGATCTGCTGCACGACGCGGGCAACTCCATCAACCCGGCGATCGACGCCGGCCAGGTCGAAGGCGGCTTCATCCAGGGCATGGGTTGGCTGACGATGGAAGAGCTGTGGTGGAACAAGGAGGGCCGGCTGATGACGCATGCGCCATCCACCTACAAGATCCCGGCCACGCACGACTGCCCGCCCGAGTTCCGCGTGCGCCTGTTTCGCAACCGCAACCGCGAGGACACGATCCTGGGCTCGAAGGCGGTCGGCGAACCGCCGCTGCTCCTGTCCTTCTCGGCGCTGCTCGCGATCCGCGACGCCATCGCGGCGGTCGGCGACGGCCGCATCGACCCGCCGCTGCGCGCGCCGGCCACGCCGGAGGCGATTCTCGACGCCGTCGATGCGGTGCGCGCGCAGTTTTCCGCGGCGCCCGCCGCCGCGCGCAGCGACGTGGCCGCGGAAGCGCTGGCCTGA
- a CDS encoding AraC family transcriptional regulator: MSQDTLSDLLRSVRLRGAVFYYVSCWEDWAAEAPPAREIAPAVLPGAEHVIEFHMVARGAGWAAVSGLPPARLETGDIVMFPQGDAHVMSSAPGVAPARIEPDWVFATRNDPRPMPVAYHRGVREPGAPAPVGDADTILVCGFLGCDLRPFNPLVAALPRLLHLPAARAGDWVARVIDQAARESTERRPGSDVVLERLAEMMFVDTARRYLEGLPDDATGWLAGLRDRYVGRALALLHERPDRPWTIDELGREVGLSRSALHERFVQFLAEPPMHYLANWRIQLGSRLLRESSRTVAAIAQEVGYESEAAFSRAFKRLVGLPPATWRRRLSAPPQA; this comes from the coding sequence ATGAGTCAAGACACGCTCTCCGACCTGCTGCGCTCCGTGCGTCTGCGCGGCGCGGTGTTCTACTACGTCAGCTGCTGGGAGGACTGGGCCGCGGAAGCGCCGCCCGCGCGCGAGATCGCGCCCGCAGTGCTGCCCGGCGCCGAACACGTGATCGAGTTCCACATGGTCGCACGCGGTGCCGGCTGGGCCGCGGTCAGCGGGCTGCCTCCCGCGCGCCTGGAAACGGGCGACATCGTGATGTTCCCGCAGGGCGACGCGCACGTGATGTCGAGCGCGCCGGGCGTCGCGCCGGCACGCATCGAGCCGGACTGGGTGTTCGCGACGCGCAACGACCCACGGCCGATGCCCGTCGCCTATCACCGCGGCGTGCGCGAACCGGGGGCGCCTGCGCCGGTCGGCGACGCCGACACGATCCTCGTGTGCGGCTTTCTCGGCTGCGACCTGCGGCCGTTCAACCCGCTGGTCGCCGCGCTGCCGCGCCTGCTGCACCTGCCCGCGGCACGTGCCGGCGACTGGGTCGCGCGCGTGATCGACCAGGCCGCGCGCGAATCGACCGAGCGCCGGCCCGGCTCCGACGTCGTGCTGGAGCGCCTCGCGGAGATGATGTTCGTCGACACCGCGCGGCGCTACCTCGAAGGACTGCCGGATGACGCGACCGGCTGGCTCGCGGGCCTCCGCGACCGCTACGTGGGGCGAGCGCTCGCGCTGCTGCACGAGCGCCCCGACCGCCCCTGGACGATCGACGAGCTCGGGCGCGAGGTGGGGCTCTCGCGCTCGGCCCTGCACGAGCGCTTCGTGCAGTTCCTCGCCGAGCCGCCGATGCACTACCTGGCGAACTGGCGCATCCAGCTCGGCTCGCGCCTGCTGCGCGAGTCGAGCCGCACGGTGGCGGCGATCGCGCAGGAGGTCGGCTACGAGTCCGAGGCCGCGTTCTCGCGCGCATTCAAGCGCCTGGTCGGCCTGCCCCCCGCCACTTGGCGCCGGCGCCTGTCCGCCCCACCGCAAGCCTGA
- a CDS encoding NCS2 family permease — MQTQTSATTADDAIAPASISDSWLERRFRLSAHRTNVRTELFAGLTTFITMAYIIFVNPAIMAIAGVDQGAAFVATCIGAALGCLLMGLYANWPVGLAPGMGLNAFFTYTVVGEMGYSWQIALGAVFISGVVFMVLSFTRLRQWLLDSIPKSLRFAMGAGVGLFLGLIGLKIAGIVVPSNATLVTMGSMLKLPAALAGLCFLMIGVLSHFRVFGAILISILTVTLIGMAAGIVEYKGLVSMPPSIAPTLMAMDVAGAFDVGMISVILAFLFVNMFDTAGTLMGLAHRAKLEGPDGTIENMNQALKADSTASVIGAMVGCPPVTSYVESSAGVEAGGRTGLTAVTVGVLFLAAMFFAPLAGMIPGYATAGALIYVAMLMSTGLAHIDWEDYTNTIPAIVTAVMMPLTFSIANGIALGFVTYVVLKFFTGKRADISPALYTLFVLFVAKFVYL; from the coding sequence ATGCAGACCCAGACTTCCGCGACGACCGCGGACGACGCCATTGCCCCCGCTTCCATCAGCGACTCGTGGCTGGAGCGGCGCTTCCGCCTCTCCGCCCACCGGACGAACGTGCGCACCGAACTCTTTGCCGGTCTCACGACCTTCATCACGATGGCCTACATCATCTTCGTGAACCCGGCGATCATGGCCATCGCCGGCGTGGATCAGGGCGCGGCCTTCGTCGCGACCTGTATCGGCGCGGCACTCGGCTGCCTGCTGATGGGGCTGTACGCGAACTGGCCGGTCGGACTTGCGCCGGGCATGGGCCTGAACGCCTTCTTCACGTATACGGTCGTGGGCGAGATGGGCTACAGCTGGCAGATCGCCCTTGGCGCGGTCTTCATCTCCGGCGTGGTGTTCATGGTACTGAGCTTCACGCGCCTGCGTCAGTGGTTGCTCGACAGCATCCCGAAGAGCCTGCGCTTCGCGATGGGCGCCGGCGTCGGTCTCTTTCTCGGACTGATCGGCCTGAAGATTGCCGGCATCGTCGTGCCGAGCAATGCGACGCTGGTGACGATGGGCTCGATGCTGAAACTGCCCGCCGCCCTCGCCGGGCTGTGCTTCCTGATGATCGGTGTGCTGAGCCACTTCCGCGTCTTTGGCGCGATCCTCATCAGCATCCTGACGGTGACCCTCATCGGCATGGCCGCCGGCATCGTCGAATACAAGGGCCTCGTATCCATGCCGCCCAGCATCGCTCCGACGCTGATGGCGATGGACGTCGCCGGCGCGTTCGACGTCGGGATGATCAGCGTGATCCTCGCCTTCCTGTTCGTGAACATGTTCGATACCGCGGGCACGCTCATGGGCCTCGCGCACCGCGCGAAACTGGAAGGCCCTGACGGCACGATCGAGAACATGAACCAGGCGCTCAAGGCCGACAGCACGGCGAGCGTGATCGGCGCAATGGTCGGCTGCCCGCCGGTCACGAGCTACGTCGAGAGCAGCGCCGGGGTCGAAGCGGGCGGGCGCACCGGGCTCACCGCCGTCACGGTCGGCGTGCTCTTCCTCGCCGCGATGTTCTTCGCCCCGCTCGCGGGCATGATCCCCGGCTACGCGACCGCGGGCGCGCTGATCTACGTCGCAATGCTGATGAGCACCGGCCTCGCCCACATCGACTGGGAGGACTACACCAACACCATCCCGGCGATCGTGACCGCGGTGATGATGCCGCTGACCTTCTCCATCGCGAACGGCATCGCGCTCGGCTTCGTCACCTACGTCGTGCTGAAGTTCTTCACCGGCAAGCGCGCGGACATCTCCCCCGCCCTCTACACGCTGTTCGTGCTCTTCGTCGCCAAGTTCGTATACCTCTGA
- the guaD gene encoding guanine deaminase yields MKFSPLQFGPLHAVRGEILHFLADPAAHGARAVAHFPDGLLVIRDGRVAECGPAAELLPKLSAALPVTDYRGKLILPGFVDTHIHYAQTDIIASYGEQLLAWLEKYTFPTERRFADPEHAAAVAEFFCDELLKNGTTTALAFATVHPASVDALFGAARERRMRLIAGKVLMDRNCPDFLRDTAETGYMESKALIERWHGCERLLYAVTPRFAPTSTPAQMQLAGQLFAEHPGVYLQSHVAENRGEIEWVAQLYPKARSYLDVYDGFGQLGARAVYAHCIWLDDEDRRRMADTGTAMSFCPTSNLFLGSGLFDPGRARELGVRVGIGTDVGAGTSFSMLQTLGEAYKVLQLGGQKLSAESAFHLATLGGAHSLDLDGLIGNFLPGKEADFVVLDLQATPLLARRMASCETLSERLFVLMMLGDDRCVAATHVLGAPAYRAGPAAR; encoded by the coding sequence ATGAAGTTCAGCCCCCTGCAGTTCGGCCCCTTGCACGCCGTCCGCGGCGAAATCCTCCACTTCCTCGCCGATCCCGCCGCGCACGGCGCCAGGGCTGTCGCGCATTTCCCCGACGGCCTGCTCGTGATCCGCGACGGCCGCGTCGCCGAATGCGGACCGGCCGCCGAGCTGCTACCCAAGCTGTCCGCCGCCCTGCCGGTGACCGACTACCGCGGCAAGCTCATCCTGCCGGGTTTCGTCGACACCCACATCCACTACGCCCAGACCGACATCATCGCGAGCTACGGCGAACAGCTGCTCGCCTGGCTGGAGAAATACACCTTCCCGACCGAGCGCCGCTTCGCCGATCCGGAGCACGCGGCGGCGGTCGCCGAGTTCTTCTGCGACGAGCTGCTGAAGAACGGCACGACGACCGCGCTCGCCTTCGCGACCGTGCATCCCGCTTCGGTCGATGCGCTGTTCGGGGCCGCGCGGGAGCGGCGCATGCGCCTGATCGCCGGCAAGGTGCTGATGGACCGCAACTGCCCGGATTTCCTGCGCGACACCGCGGAGACTGGCTACATGGAGTCGAAGGCCCTGATCGAGCGCTGGCACGGCTGCGAGCGGCTGCTCTACGCGGTGACGCCGCGCTTCGCGCCGACCTCGACCCCGGCGCAGATGCAGCTCGCCGGTCAGCTGTTCGCCGAGCATCCCGGCGTGTACCTGCAGTCCCACGTCGCCGAGAACCGGGGCGAGATCGAGTGGGTCGCGCAGCTCTATCCGAAGGCGCGCAGCTATCTGGACGTCTATGACGGCTTCGGCCAGCTCGGCGCGCGGGCGGTGTACGCACACTGCATCTGGCTCGACGACGAGGACCGCCGGCGCATGGCCGACACCGGCACGGCGATGAGCTTCTGCCCGACCTCGAACCTCTTCCTCGGTTCGGGCCTGTTCGACCCCGGGCGTGCACGCGAACTCGGCGTGCGCGTCGGCATCGGCACCGACGTCGGCGCCGGCACCAGCTTCTCGATGCTGCAGACGCTCGGCGAGGCCTACAAGGTGTTGCAGCTCGGGGGACAGAAGCTGTCGGCCGAGAGCGCCTTCCACCTCGCGACCCTGGGCGGCGCGCACAGCCTGGATCTCGACGGTCTGATTGGCAACTTCCTGCCCGGCAAGGAGGCGGATTTCGTCGTTCTGGACCTGCAGGCGACGCCGCTCCTCGCGCGCCGCATGGCGAGTTGCGAGACGCTGTCGGAGCGCCTGTTCGTGCTCATGATGCTGGGCGATGACCGCTGCGTCGCAGCCACGCACGTGCTCGGGGCGCCCGCCTACCGCGCCGGCCCCGCCGCCCGCTGA
- a CDS encoding GntR family transcriptional regulator encodes MSEVEGMDSTRKGSRAPSGDEIERVFDALRNAVLDQRLAPGLQLKEQALADAFGVNRSVVRQAFARLEIYRLVTHEPNRGVFVAHPSAAEGRELFIARRYIEAAIVDLAVTTLKNSDIARLRALVRREREAYEAGDTRKALRLSIDFHLKLAEAAGNTVLASFLDELVSRTPLVVLAHRKDAGPTCTLNEHEQILDAIAARDATRARELMAEHIVHLQGRLALDRSSARAKSDIARLLGLETDSGA; translated from the coding sequence GTGAGCGAAGTCGAAGGGATGGACAGCACCCGAAAGGGCAGTCGCGCGCCGTCCGGCGACGAGATCGAACGCGTGTTCGATGCGCTGCGCAACGCGGTCCTCGACCAGCGCCTCGCTCCCGGCCTGCAGCTAAAGGAACAGGCGCTCGCCGACGCCTTCGGCGTCAATCGCTCGGTCGTGCGCCAGGCCTTCGCTCGGCTGGAGATCTACCGGCTCGTCACCCACGAGCCGAACCGCGGCGTCTTCGTCGCCCACCCCTCGGCGGCCGAAGGGCGCGAGCTCTTCATTGCGCGCCGCTACATCGAGGCGGCGATCGTCGATCTCGCCGTCACGACCCTCAAGAATTCCGATATCGCGCGCCTGCGCGCGCTGGTGCGGCGCGAGCGCGAAGCCTACGAGGCAGGCGACACGCGCAAGGCACTGCGCCTGTCGATCGACTTCCACCTCAAGCTTGCCGAGGCGGCCGGGAACACGGTCCTGGCCTCCTTTCTCGACGAGCTGGTGAGCCGCACGCCCCTGGTGGTGCTCGCGCACCGCAAGGATGCGGGTCCGACCTGCACGCTCAACGAGCACGAGCAGATCCTCGATGCGATCGCGGCTCGCGACGCGACTCGCGCACGCGAACTCATGGCCGAACATATCGTCCACCTGCAGGGGCGGCTCGCCCTGGATCGCAGCAGCGCGCGCGCCAAATCGGACATCGCCCGCCTGCTTGGCCTGGAAACCGACTCCGGCGCCTGA
- a CDS encoding class I SAM-dependent methyltransferase: MNAPLASCVAAPSATPAPQPDFAAIKTRQQATWASGDYAVIGVMLQIVGESLAEAADLRAGERVLDVAAGNGNATLAAARRFADVTSTDYVPQLLEKAAARASAEGLPVRFQVADVEALPFADGEFDVVLSTFGAMFAPDQPRTASELVRVVRHGGRIGLAAWTPEGFIGELFRVVGAHVPPPAGLRPPTRWGDESALVELFGHQAADIRCTRRVFNFRYRSPSHWIDVFRRYYGPTHKAFAALDEAGQARLQADVMRLLESRNVGGSDSLVVPGEYLEVVITRH; encoded by the coding sequence ATGAACGCACCTCTCGCTTCCTGCGTCGCCGCACCGTCCGCAACCCCCGCACCACAACCCGATTTCGCCGCAATCAAGACCCGGCAACAGGCCACCTGGGCGAGCGGCGACTACGCCGTAATCGGCGTGATGCTGCAGATCGTCGGCGAGTCGCTCGCCGAAGCGGCCGATCTGCGCGCCGGCGAGCGCGTGCTCGACGTCGCGGCCGGCAACGGCAACGCGACGCTGGCCGCGGCGCGCCGCTTCGCCGACGTGACCTCGACCGACTACGTGCCGCAACTGCTCGAAAAGGCCGCTGCGCGCGCCAGTGCGGAGGGCTTGCCGGTGCGCTTCCAGGTCGCGGACGTCGAAGCGCTGCCCTTTGCCGACGGCGAGTTCGATGTCGTGCTGTCGACCTTCGGCGCGATGTTCGCCCCCGACCAGCCGCGCACTGCGAGCGAACTGGTGCGTGTCGTGCGCCACGGCGGGCGCATCGGTCTCGCCGCGTGGACCCCGGAGGGCTTCATCGGCGAACTGTTCCGCGTCGTCGGCGCCCACGTGCCGCCGCCGGCCGGCCTGCGTCCGCCCACCCGTTGGGGCGACGAAAGCGCCCTTGTCGAACTCTTCGGTCACCAGGCGGCCGACATCCGCTGCACGCGGCGCGTCTTCAACTTCCGCTACCGCTCGCCGTCGCACTGGATCGACGTCTTCCGCCGCTACTACGGGCCCACGCACAAGGCGTTCGCGGCGCTCGACGAGGCCGGGCAGGCACGCTTGCAGGCCGACGTGATGCGCCTGCTGGAGTCGCGCAACGTCGGCGGATCGGACTCGCTGGTCGTGCCCGGTGAATATCTGGAAGTGGTCATCACGCGGCACTAG
- the xdhA gene encoding xanthine dehydrogenase small subunit: MNTQAIRFLLNGEPVEVTGVAPTTSLLNWLRVHQRLTGTKEGCAEGDCGACTVVVGELEGEDDALRLQTVNACIQFVPALDGKAVFTVEYLRRQTGGGLHPVQQAMVDCHGSQCGFCTPGFVMSLWELYNDCSASGDRPDDNRIRSALAGNLCRCTGYRPILEAGARMFDLPAVGLDGPTLRAQLLALRRRDGLAYAHGENSFHAPRTLADLAALRSRHPEATILAGCTDIGLWVNKQFRELGALIYIGQVAELRQIGEAGGALRIGAGVSLSDAYAALCRHYPELGELWDRFASPPVRNAGTLGGNIANGSPIGDSMPVLIALGSRIVLHSVRGRRTLPLQDFYLDYMKRDLAADEIVEAVEVPLPVPGLQVRSWKVSKRYDSDISAVCGAFALRIEDGRVREPRIAFGGMAATPKRAARTEAALDGRPWDEETLAHALLALELDYAPLTDMRASAGYRRRAAGGLLRRFFLETRPEVSLAAAQTRVFAAFDACTVTP; this comes from the coding sequence ATGAACACGCAAGCGATCCGCTTTCTGCTCAATGGCGAACCGGTCGAAGTCACCGGCGTCGCCCCCACCACCAGCCTGCTCAACTGGCTGCGCGTCCATCAGCGCCTCACGGGCACTAAGGAAGGTTGTGCCGAGGGGGACTGCGGCGCATGCACGGTCGTCGTCGGCGAGCTGGAGGGCGAGGACGACGCGCTGCGCCTGCAGACGGTCAACGCCTGCATCCAGTTCGTGCCGGCGCTCGACGGCAAGGCGGTGTTCACCGTCGAGTACCTGCGCCGCCAGACCGGCGGCGGACTGCATCCGGTGCAACAGGCGATGGTCGACTGCCACGGCTCGCAGTGCGGCTTCTGCACGCCTGGTTTCGTGATGTCGCTGTGGGAGCTCTACAACGATTGCAGCGCGAGCGGCGACCGTCCCGACGACAACCGCATCCGCAGTGCGCTGGCGGGCAACCTGTGCCGCTGCACGGGCTACCGCCCGATTCTCGAGGCTGGTGCGCGCATGTTCGACCTGCCTGCGGTCGGGCTCGACGGCCCCACGCTGCGCGCGCAGCTGCTCGCGCTGCGCCGCCGCGACGGGCTCGCGTACGCCCACGGCGAGAACAGCTTCCACGCACCGCGCACGCTCGCCGACCTCGCCGCGTTGCGCAGCCGCCATCCGGAAGCGACCATCCTCGCGGGCTGCACCGACATCGGGCTGTGGGTGAACAAGCAGTTCCGCGAACTGGGCGCGCTCATCTACATCGGCCAGGTCGCGGAGCTGCGGCAGATCGGCGAGGCGGGGGGCGCGCTGCGCATCGGCGCCGGCGTGTCGCTGAGCGATGCCTACGCGGCGCTGTGCCGGCACTACCCGGAACTCGGCGAGCTGTGGGATCGCTTCGCCTCGCCGCCGGTGCGCAACGCCGGCACCCTCGGCGGCAATATCGCGAACGGTTCGCCGATCGGCGACTCGATGCCCGTGCTGATCGCGCTCGGCAGCCGCATCGTGCTGCACAGCGTGCGCGGCCGGCGCACGCTGCCGCTGCAGGACTTTTACCTCGACTACATGAAGAGGGATCTCGCCGCCGACGAGATCGTCGAGGCGGTCGAGGTGCCGCTGCCCGTGCCGGGGCTGCAGGTGCGCAGCTGGAAGGTCTCCAAGCGCTACGACTCGGACATCTCGGCGGTGTGCGGCGCCTTTGCGCTGCGCATCGAGGACGGGCGCGTGCGCGAGCCGCGCATCGCCTTTGGCGGCATGGCGGCGACGCCGAAGCGGGCCGCCCGCACCGAGGCTGCGCTCGACGGCCGGCCGTGGGACGAGGAGACGCTCGCGCACGCCCTGCTTGCGCTCGAGCTGGACTACGCACCGCTCACCGACATGCGCGCGAGCGCCGGCTACCGTCGCCGCGCGGCCGGTGGCCTGCTGCGCCGCTTCTTCCTTGAGACCCGCCCCGAGGTTTCGCTTGCGGCCGCGCAGACGCGCGTATTCGCCGCCTTCGATGCCTGCACCGTCACGCCCTGA
- the xdhC gene encoding xanthine dehydrogenase accessory protein XdhC, producing MTTWIDELARLSAEGTRAVLVTVAATRGSTPRAPGARMVVAADACHGTIGGGQLELRAIASARQLIAEGATAPVLVRFPLGASVGQCCGGVVQLAFEPIGAAQRPWIEEGRALAALGRPWGRLVCLGSDARPTRVFGDQDESAPEAVLGAPALAAHARNLFSGSADGALLVTRTPGGGADGMLDVSLPPELQVVLFGAGHVGRALAEVFGRLPLRVRWVDPRADEFPPVVAPNIDVCCTDVPEAEVRAAPADAVFLVLTHSHALDFDLVRAILDRGDYRFCGLIGSLSKRASFENRLRARGYGEHAIARMNCPIGVRGLPGKEPEVIAVSIAAEVLQLRGVSLAARPARRHGAAA from the coding sequence ATGACGACGTGGATCGATGAACTCGCCCGCCTTTCTGCCGAAGGGACGCGCGCGGTGCTGGTCACGGTCGCGGCGACCCGCGGTTCGACGCCGCGCGCGCCCGGCGCCCGCATGGTGGTCGCCGCGGACGCCTGTCACGGGACGATCGGGGGCGGCCAGCTGGAACTGCGGGCGATCGCGTCCGCGCGCCAGCTCATCGCCGAGGGTGCGACTGCCCCCGTCCTCGTGCGTTTCCCGCTCGGCGCGAGCGTCGGGCAGTGCTGCGGCGGCGTCGTGCAGCTCGCCTTCGAGCCGATCGGCGCCGCGCAGCGCCCATGGATCGAAGAGGGACGCGCGCTCGCGGCCCTGGGCCGCCCCTGGGGACGGCTGGTGTGCCTGGGCTCCGACGCGCGCCCGACGCGGGTCTTCGGCGATCAGGACGAGTCCGCGCCCGAGGCCGTGCTCGGCGCGCCGGCGCTGGCCGCGCACGCGCGCAACCTGTTCTCGGGGAGCGCCGACGGGGCGCTGCTCGTCACCCGCACGCCGGGCGGCGGGGCCGACGGTATGCTCGATGTCAGCCTGCCGCCGGAGTTGCAGGTCGTGCTGTTCGGCGCCGGCCACGTCGGCCGCGCGCTCGCCGAAGTGTTCGGCCGCCTGCCGCTGCGGGTACGCTGGGTGGATCCCCGCGCGGACGAATTCCCGCCTGTGGTCGCGCCCAACATCGACGTGTGCTGCACCGACGTGCCCGAGGCCGAAGTGCGGGCCGCGCCTGCCGATGCCGTCTTTCTCGTGCTCACGCACAGCCATGCGCTCGACTTCGATCTCGTGCGGGCGATCCTCGATCGCGGCGACTACCGCTTCTGCGGCCTGATCGGTTCGCTGTCGAAGCGCGCGAGTTTCGAGAACCGGCTGCGCGCGCGCGGCTACGGCGAGCATGCGATCGCGCGCATGAACTGCCCGATCGGCGTGCGCGGCCTTCCCGGCAAGGAGCCGGAGGTGATCGCCGTCTCCATTGCCGCCGAAGTCCTGCAACTGCGCGGCGTCTCGCTCGCGGCGCGCCCGGCACGCCGCCATGGGGCTGCGGCGTGA